In Colwellia sp. PAMC 20917, a single genomic region encodes these proteins:
- the ltaE gene encoding low-specificity L-threonine aldolase, translated as MIDFRSDTVTRPSLKMRNAMSQAEVGDDVYGDDPTVNELEQWSAKRHGFDAALFCSSGTQANLLALMAHCQRGDEYLCGQQAHNYKFEGGGAAVLGSIQPQPIENEKDGTLCLIKLAQAIKPDDSHFAHTKLVSIENTINGKVLPLHYLAELREFVNKHQLSLHLDGARVYNAATALDVDITEIAQYFDSMSICLSKGLGAPIGSLLLGSTQIIKQARRWRKVLGGGMRQAGILCAGAKIALTENVEKLKVDHENAYYLAEQLNGISGFTVNVEQVTTNMVFVKVDSSIDINAMANALKTKNIIISPSENMRLVTHLDISKADINSFITAVKNHLTSLA; from the coding sequence ATGATTGATTTTCGCTCTGACACCGTAACAAGACCCTCCTTGAAAATGCGTAATGCAATGTCACAGGCTGAGGTCGGTGATGATGTTTATGGTGACGACCCAACCGTAAACGAATTAGAGCAATGGTCTGCCAAACGTCATGGCTTTGATGCTGCACTCTTTTGTAGCTCAGGGACCCAAGCAAATCTACTCGCCTTAATGGCACACTGTCAGCGAGGCGACGAGTATTTGTGTGGCCAACAAGCCCACAACTACAAATTTGAAGGTGGTGGCGCTGCAGTACTAGGTTCCATTCAACCACAACCGATAGAAAATGAGAAAGATGGCACCCTTTGCTTAATTAAGCTTGCCCAAGCGATTAAACCCGATGATTCACATTTTGCTCACACAAAACTGGTTAGCATTGAAAATACCATTAATGGTAAAGTACTGCCGTTACACTATTTAGCAGAACTGCGCGAGTTTGTTAATAAGCATCAATTAAGCTTGCATTTAGATGGCGCGCGCGTATACAACGCTGCGACCGCATTAGACGTAGATATCACTGAGATAGCCCAATATTTTGATAGCATGTCGATTTGTTTATCTAAAGGCTTAGGCGCACCAATTGGCTCATTATTACTAGGTTCAACGCAAATCATAAAGCAGGCAAGAAGATGGCGAAAAGTGCTGGGTGGCGGAATGCGTCAAGCCGGTATTCTCTGTGCAGGAGCTAAAATAGCGTTAACCGAAAATGTTGAAAAACTTAAAGTTGATCACGAAAATGCTTATTACTTGGCAGAGCAACTTAATGGCATCAGCGGATTTACTGTTAATGTAGAGCAAGTCACCACTAATATGGTCTTTGTAAAAGTCGACAGTTCTATCGATATTAATGCCATGGCTAACGCGCTAAAAACAAAAAACATTATAATATCCCCCAGTGAAAACATGCGCTTGGTAACCCATTTAGATATTAGTAAAGCAGATATTAATAGCTTTATTACCGCGGTAAAAAATCACTTAACGAGCTTAGCTTAA
- a CDS encoding ABC transporter substrate-binding protein: protein MDKSRRSVIKKIALGGAATIAIAKAPYVFARNKVTLRILGTHVTLQEELRQKAMEDLGINLIFEPKGSAAVLQKASMFPQSFDLYEQWSNSINVLWRSGAIQSIDKRRITHWDEINNLSKTGKITQSAKLGDGDAPYKILHVQKNNQLGENHTNDLSFLPYVHNVDSFGYNTDFIKKGIPYETESWGWLLDEKYSGRVGIINAPTIGLFDLALAAQAKNLMSFNNIGAMTKPELDKLFGILIGLKQAGHFSGLWTSVPESIQFMKSGRVVIESMFSPAVASLNGMNVPVTYAAPKEGYRGWHGVMCLSKATTGKVKDAAYDYMNWWLSGWPGAYIARQGYYISNPERAARHLSPQEWDYWYDGKPAAIDLKGTDNKVSVYKGNIRRGGSYEKRFSNVAVWNTVMPTYDYSLQKWYEFINA from the coding sequence ATGGATAAGTCTCGTAGAAGCGTGATTAAGAAAATAGCCTTAGGCGGCGCGGCAACCATAGCCATTGCCAAAGCGCCCTATGTATTTGCGCGCAATAAGGTGACCTTACGCATTTTGGGTACGCATGTAACATTACAAGAAGAATTACGACAAAAAGCGATGGAAGACCTAGGGATAAATTTGATATTTGAGCCTAAAGGTAGCGCTGCAGTTTTACAAAAAGCGTCAATGTTTCCTCAGTCATTTGATCTCTATGAGCAATGGTCAAACAGTATTAATGTGCTTTGGCGCTCTGGTGCTATTCAATCGATAGACAAAAGAAGAATTACCCATTGGGATGAAATTAATAACCTAAGTAAAACAGGAAAAATAACACAATCGGCGAAACTCGGTGACGGCGATGCACCTTATAAAATATTACACGTACAAAAAAATAATCAATTAGGTGAAAACCATACCAACGATTTAAGCTTCTTACCCTATGTGCATAATGTTGACTCTTTTGGCTACAACACTGACTTTATTAAAAAGGGCATACCTTATGAGACCGAAAGTTGGGGCTGGCTATTAGATGAAAAATACAGTGGCCGTGTCGGTATTATTAATGCGCCGACCATAGGTCTTTTTGACTTAGCTCTCGCCGCACAAGCTAAAAATCTAATGTCATTTAATAATATTGGCGCCATGACCAAGCCAGAATTAGACAAACTTTTTGGTATATTAATAGGCTTGAAACAAGCAGGTCATTTCAGTGGTTTATGGACTTCGGTGCCTGAGTCAATTCAATTTATGAAATCGGGTCGTGTGGTAATAGAAAGCATGTTTTCTCCTGCCGTAGCCTCACTAAACGGCATGAATGTACCGGTAACTTACGCTGCACCTAAAGAGGGTTACCGCGGTTGGCACGGAGTCATGTGTTTATCTAAGGCGACAACTGGCAAGGTAAAAGACGCAGCCTATGATTACATGAATTGGTGGCTATCCGGTTGGCCAGGTGCTTACATTGCCAGACAAGGCTATTATATTTCAAACCCTGAGCGTGCTGCTCGCCACCTTTCTCCGCAAGAGTGGGATTACTGGTATGACGGAAAACCCGCCGCGATCGACTTAAAAGGTACTGATAACAAAGTATCTGTTTATAAAGGAAATATTCGTCGCGGGGGCAGTTATGAAAAACGATTTAGCAATGTTGCTGTTTGGAATACCGTTATGCCAACCTATGACTATAGCCTGCAAAAGTGGTATGAATTTATTAATGCTTAA
- a CDS encoding ATP-binding protein: MFRSLKTQLMLSLTLIILLFIGQETVSYQNQKRLVTGLASNQEIVDGVVQVKALEKDVLDLQRNVLIYKENQASSVLKRLNDIMSSVTGKLAITSLFIAKNNIGTDQQVAIESMRDHLKAYRENFDSVVLLIDKKSELFNKTIVTHLSHLNTITAEASNGIHLNQSIQTTHVTTKRLADLTSALQLSAYQYFIRPNTENITNFQSIFSQVESTAEPLNINGFTSTLTALSSDFNLLTQVTRNYNYLVNVVMSGSANEFLYLAKNLSEVSLTHLDSSNAQLNTLVDESVIRGNIMFILGIFLTSLITVYILKRLIFPIEKVTQVFNALAENKIINEKLELNVNRRDEIGHLMKSATIFQLKNKQTNDLLQQSQQLNQQLVLSQKRAEQATKAKSMFLANMSHEIRTPMNGVVGMLSLLSNTPLNDEQKEYINLVNSSSESLLTLINSILDYSKIESGKLAIESIHFNVTDIINEVVIIMNALAEKKSLVLNIRSMSLSQKTVIGDPTRLKQILINLLSNAIKFTEQGTIDLEVELIEINKEQLNFSCKVSDTGIGLSEEQQQNIFTPFSQADNSTTRKYGGTGLGLTIVKQLCELMSGDIDIKSTLNKGSCFSFYLVYQKPENDITDSVEPGITINPVNLSFKKILLVEDNRINQIVATKILTKLTLSADIAVNGINALEKLNSSSYDLILMDCQMPEMDGYQTTKAIRAGKAGKEHQDIAIIAMTANAMKGDKERCLSAGMNDYLAKPIDINKLHQKLTFWMNKNNKTS, translated from the coding sequence ATGTTTCGAAGTTTAAAAACACAATTGATGCTTTCGCTCACCCTCATTATTTTACTTTTTATCGGCCAGGAGACTGTTTCGTATCAGAACCAAAAACGATTAGTAACGGGCTTAGCCTCTAATCAAGAAATAGTTGATGGAGTCGTTCAGGTTAAAGCATTAGAGAAAGATGTTTTAGATTTACAGCGCAATGTGCTTATTTATAAAGAAAATCAAGCTTCTTCAGTATTAAAACGATTAAATGACATTATGAGTTCGGTAACGGGGAAATTAGCTATAACCTCGCTCTTTATCGCAAAAAATAACATTGGCACCGATCAGCAAGTCGCGATAGAGAGTATGCGTGATCACTTAAAAGCTTATCGAGAAAACTTTGATTCAGTTGTCTTACTCATCGATAAAAAAAGTGAATTATTTAATAAAACCATAGTAACTCACTTAAGCCATCTAAATACCATCACCGCTGAGGCATCTAATGGTATTCATCTTAACCAATCTATTCAAACGACTCATGTAACAACCAAGAGACTTGCAGATCTGACTTCGGCCCTACAACTTTCGGCTTATCAATATTTTATACGACCTAATACTGAAAACATTACCAATTTTCAGTCTATTTTTAGCCAAGTAGAAAGTACCGCAGAGCCACTCAATATCAATGGCTTTACTTCAACATTAACCGCTTTATCTAGTGACTTTAATTTGTTGACGCAAGTAACCCGAAATTATAATTACTTAGTCAATGTGGTTATGTCTGGCTCCGCTAACGAATTTTTATATTTAGCAAAAAATTTAAGTGAAGTTTCTTTAACCCACCTCGATTCAAGTAACGCTCAGCTGAACACCCTAGTTGACGAGTCAGTTATTCGTGGCAATATTATGTTTATTCTTGGTATTTTCCTGACCAGTCTTATTACTGTCTATATTTTGAAAAGACTTATATTTCCAATAGAAAAAGTAACTCAAGTATTTAATGCACTTGCTGAAAATAAAATAATTAATGAAAAGCTTGAACTTAACGTTAATCGCAGAGATGAGATAGGTCATCTAATGAAATCGGCGACTATATTTCAATTAAAAAACAAACAAACCAATGATTTATTACAACAGTCACAACAATTAAATCAACAGCTGGTTCTATCACAAAAAAGAGCTGAACAGGCAACTAAAGCAAAAAGCATGTTTTTAGCAAATATGAGTCACGAAATTAGAACACCAATGAATGGTGTGGTTGGTATGCTGAGTTTATTATCTAACACACCACTAAACGATGAACAAAAAGAATATATTAATCTGGTAAATTCGAGCTCTGAATCATTGTTGACCTTAATTAATAGTATTTTAGACTACTCTAAAATTGAATCAGGAAAACTAGCAATAGAAAGTATTCATTTTAATGTCACTGATATTATTAACGAAGTCGTCATAATAATGAATGCACTTGCTGAAAAAAAATCATTAGTACTTAACATTAGGTCGATGTCACTTTCACAAAAGACCGTTATTGGCGATCCTACAAGACTTAAACAAATACTGATTAATCTGCTAAGTAATGCCATTAAGTTTACCGAGCAAGGCACTATTGACCTTGAAGTTGAACTGATAGAAATAAATAAAGAACAACTTAACTTCTCGTGTAAAGTCAGTGACACAGGTATAGGCCTTTCAGAAGAACAGCAGCAGAATATTTTCACTCCATTTTCTCAAGCTGATAATTCAACCACTCGAAAATATGGCGGTACAGGTTTAGGTTTAACGATTGTAAAACAGTTATGTGAACTTATGTCCGGAGATATAGATATAAAAAGCACCTTAAATAAAGGTAGCTGCTTTTCCTTTTATTTAGTTTATCAAAAACCAGAAAATGATATTACTGACAGTGTTGAGCCAGGCATCACAATTAACCCGGTTAACTTATCCTTTAAAAAAATACTTTTGGTGGAAGACAATAGAATAAATCAAATTGTTGCTACTAAAATTCTAACCAAATTAACGTTAAGCGCCGACATAGCCGTAAATGGTATTAACGCGCTAGAAAAACTAAACTCGTCTAGTTACGATTTAATTTTGATGGACTGTCAGATGCCTGAAATGGACGGCTATCAAACAACTAAAGCTATCCGAGCCGGTAAGGCAGGGAAAGAGCATCAAGATATTGCGATTATCGCTATGACTGCCAATGCGATGAAAGGAGATAAAGAAAGGTGTTTAAGTGCCGGTATGAACGACTACCTGGCTAAACCCATTGATATCAATAAACTCCACCAAAAACTTACGTTTTGGATGAATAAAAATAATAAAACATCATAA
- the glsB gene encoding glutaminase B, which yields MKNNIVDLQGKLNALLLSYRDSFVEGAVADYIPALASVKADFAGIAVATIDGKTVGAGDYQHAFSIQSISKIFGLVMAMNRLGDSLWQRVRMEPSGQPFNSIIQLEWEKGIPRNPVINAGALLVADVLTSHYSASKLAFLGFVRKLANNEDIRVDLEVYQSEFTHGNRNAALAYLMKSFGNIEAEIPDVLSHYFTQCSISMSCEQLAQSLLFLANKGVDPLTKRVICSPKDAHRVNAILSTSGMYDQSGEFAFSVGLPAKSGVGGGLIAIVPNYGVICTWSPPLNSFGNSVVGMKLVEGIAEELGLSIYH from the coding sequence ATGAAAAACAACATAGTTGACTTACAAGGTAAGCTAAACGCATTACTGCTTTCTTACCGTGATAGCTTTGTCGAGGGTGCTGTAGCCGATTATATTCCTGCTCTTGCTAGTGTAAAAGCCGACTTTGCCGGCATAGCAGTCGCGACCATTGACGGAAAAACAGTTGGCGCTGGTGATTATCAGCACGCTTTTTCTATTCAAAGTATTTCAAAAATATTTGGTTTAGTAATGGCGATGAATCGACTAGGTGATTCTTTGTGGCAACGCGTAAGAATGGAGCCCTCAGGTCAACCTTTCAATTCTATTATTCAGTTGGAGTGGGAAAAAGGTATCCCCAGAAATCCGGTAATAAATGCGGGTGCTTTATTAGTGGCTGACGTATTAACCAGTCATTACTCAGCAAGTAAGTTGGCTTTTTTAGGCTTTGTTAGGAAGCTAGCAAACAATGAAGACATTCGCGTTGACCTTGAAGTTTATCAATCTGAATTCACCCATGGTAATCGTAATGCCGCCCTAGCCTACTTAATGAAAAGCTTTGGTAATATTGAAGCCGAAATTCCAGATGTACTCAGCCATTATTTTACTCAGTGTTCAATTAGCATGAGTTGCGAGCAGCTCGCGCAAAGTTTACTATTTTTAGCCAACAAAGGTGTCGACCCATTAACGAAACGGGTTATTTGTAGCCCAAAAGATGCACATCGCGTTAATGCAATATTATCAACCAGTGGTATGTATGATCAATCTGGTGAGTTCGCTTTTTCTGTCGGTTTACCAGCTAAAAGTGGTGTGGGTGGTGGTTTAATTGCTATCGTGCCAAATTATGGCGTGATCTGTACATGGAGCCCACCGTTAAACAGTTTTGGTAATTCTGTTGTTGGTATGAAGTTAGTGGAAGGTATTGCAGAAGAATTAGGCTTGTCTATTTACCATTAA
- the astB gene encoding N-succinylarginine dihydrolase — translation MKSFEVNFDGLVGPTHNYAGLSEGNVASLSNTNNSSNPKEAALQGLSKMKALHDMGLKQGVFAPQERPDLYTLKRLGFHGSDAQILSAAYKASPTLLAACCSASTMWTANAATVSPSADTIDKKVHFTSANLANKFHRSLEPETTSKILKAMFNDDKHFQHHQHLNDNEHFGDEGAANHTRLCEGYGDAGVEIFTYGRYAFNRNKPAPVKFPARQTLEASQAIARLHGLSEDKAVFVQQNPDIIDQGVFHNDVIAVGNQNVFLYHEQAYLNTAEFKAEVTQKYNGEKLHFLEVSTEQVSIEAAVNTYLFNTQIVTLADNSMAIIAPMHCRENSQVNDYLQTLIAGDNPINHVEFFDVNESMKNGGGPACLRLRVALTEQELLGVNPDCLLTPALYNRLVTWVNRHYRDKLVIDDLRDPQLIIESRTALDELSQILSLGAVYRFQQ, via the coding sequence ATGAAAAGTTTTGAAGTGAATTTTGATGGTTTAGTGGGCCCAACCCATAATTATGCGGGTCTATCTGAGGGGAATGTTGCCTCATTATCAAATACCAATAACAGCTCAAATCCTAAAGAAGCAGCCTTGCAAGGTTTGTCAAAAATGAAAGCGTTGCATGATATGGGATTAAAACAAGGCGTATTTGCCCCTCAAGAACGTCCTGACCTCTATACGCTTAAAAGATTGGGCTTTCACGGCAGCGATGCGCAAATATTGTCAGCAGCTTATAAAGCTTCGCCAACACTACTCGCCGCTTGTTGTTCTGCATCAACGATGTGGACAGCCAATGCAGCAACCGTTTCACCATCAGCTGATACGATTGATAAAAAGGTACATTTTACCTCAGCTAATTTAGCGAATAAGTTTCATCGTTCACTCGAACCTGAAACGACCAGTAAAATCCTTAAAGCTATGTTCAACGATGATAAGCATTTTCAGCATCATCAGCACCTTAATGATAATGAACACTTCGGTGACGAAGGAGCTGCTAACCATACGCGATTATGTGAAGGCTATGGAGATGCTGGTGTAGAGATCTTTACTTATGGTCGCTATGCTTTTAATCGAAATAAACCAGCACCCGTTAAGTTCCCTGCTCGTCAAACGTTGGAGGCGAGTCAGGCGATCGCAAGATTACATGGCCTTTCTGAAGATAAAGCTGTTTTTGTTCAACAAAACCCCGATATTATCGACCAAGGTGTTTTTCATAATGACGTGATTGCGGTCGGTAACCAGAATGTTTTTCTTTACCACGAACAAGCATACTTAAATACGGCAGAATTCAAGGCCGAAGTTACTCAAAAGTATAACGGCGAAAAGCTGCACTTTCTTGAAGTTTCAACCGAGCAAGTGTCGATTGAAGCAGCGGTTAATACCTATTTATTTAATACTCAAATTGTCACATTAGCTGATAATTCTATGGCTATTATTGCCCCGATGCATTGTCGAGAAAATAGTCAGGTTAATGATTACCTACAAACATTAATTGCCGGTGATAACCCAATAAATCATGTTGAGTTTTTTGATGTCAATGAAAGTATGAAAAATGGTGGTGGTCCGGCATGTTTACGGCTAAGAGTTGCGCTCACCGAGCAAGAGTTACTTGGGGTTAATCCTGACTGCTTGCTAACACCAGCATTATATAACCGATTAGTGACTTGGGTTAATCGTCATTATCGCGACAAATTAGTCATAGATGATTTACGAGACCCACAATTAATTATTGAGTCACGCACGGCATTAGATGAACTTTCACAAATCTTATCTTTAGGAGCTGTTTATCGTTTTCAACAATAA
- a CDS encoding LysR family transcriptional regulator has product MQTPIRGLRSFCVASKCLSFKHAAAQLFLTPSAVSHQIKQLEEQLGFDLFKRGTRSIELTSSGKQFYQSIQPIIHQLESTISEFTHNQQNKTIVISLPEFFASELFIPQLSTWSEKNPEINLQLETIKSGSEPSQIADLSIVLANGKPNASIVHELFPVRYTPACNKKLYKKLKSMGTSALRNTPLILHRSRPWSWHQWADNVNINDFDPKQIIQFDSMFGVARAAQQGMGIALVPLPISKTWFTEQLLVKLFDEELNTNDKYYLIQHENMENKTELTLFADWVKETFANNNE; this is encoded by the coding sequence ATTCAAACACCCATCCGTGGTTTACGGTCATTCTGCGTGGCTTCAAAATGTTTAAGCTTCAAACATGCTGCCGCACAATTGTTTTTAACACCTTCAGCGGTTAGCCATCAAATAAAACAGCTAGAGGAACAATTAGGTTTTGACCTCTTTAAAAGAGGAACACGTTCAATAGAGCTAACCAGTTCAGGGAAACAGTTTTATCAATCTATTCAACCGATAATTCATCAGCTTGAATCAACAATTTCGGAGTTCACTCATAATCAACAAAATAAAACTATTGTCATTAGTTTGCCTGAGTTTTTTGCCAGTGAGTTATTTATTCCTCAGTTAAGTACATGGTCTGAAAAAAATCCAGAAATAAACTTACAATTAGAAACGATAAAATCAGGCAGTGAACCCTCACAAATTGCTGATTTATCGATAGTATTGGCGAATGGCAAGCCAAATGCGAGTATTGTTCATGAATTATTCCCTGTGCGTTATACCCCAGCTTGTAATAAAAAACTTTATAAAAAACTTAAAAGCATGGGGACTTCGGCATTAAGAAATACCCCACTGATTTTACACCGCTCTCGTCCTTGGTCATGGCATCAATGGGCCGACAACGTCAATATTAATGATTTTGATCCAAAACAAATTATACAGTTTGACAGTATGTTTGGCGTTGCACGAGCGGCTCAACAAGGAATGGGCATAGCATTAGTGCCTCTTCCGATCAGTAAAACATGGTTTACTGAACAGTTATTAGTAAAACTCTTCGATGAAGAACTCAATACCAATGACAAATACTATTTGATCCAACATGAAAATATGGAAAATAAAACTGAGCTAACTTTATTTGCTGACTGGGTTAAAGAAACCTTCGCCAATAACAACGAATAA
- a CDS encoding PDC sensor domain-containing protein, producing the protein MNYISVIDRYHEYHNAIHELMASIVAGAFDENFFKDETLLQTSMLWLTKHYPFIELMFTLDSDGVQSSKNISKKNNINKGITEGLGIDRSYRPYYIKADKNNTIIVTEPYLSTSSHNLCISTSMKYANKNGDVIGVLVIDINLAQAIEFLMGDVKRKKFHPFFVSVYSCIVVGLFFIVGILLYSAGSEIVNLLLSPTPEDLQIKPFGIIIFLTLALAIFDLGKTTIEEEVLMQKDILRHSSTRRTITRFIATILIAVSIEALLLMFKSVLGSPEYLVNAVAMMATSVGLLVGLGLYVYLGAKAETLLKK; encoded by the coding sequence ATGAATTATATAAGTGTAATAGATAGATATCATGAATATCACAATGCTATTCATGAACTTATGGCGTCAATCGTCGCAGGAGCCTTTGATGAAAACTTTTTTAAAGACGAAACCCTGCTACAAACTTCAATGCTCTGGCTAACTAAACATTACCCTTTTATTGAGTTGATGTTCACTTTAGATAGCGATGGCGTTCAAAGTAGTAAAAATATTTCTAAGAAGAATAATATAAATAAAGGTATTACCGAAGGCCTAGGGATAGACCGCTCTTATCGCCCCTATTATATAAAGGCAGATAAAAATAATACCATCATTGTTACTGAGCCTTATTTATCAACCTCTAGCCATAATCTATGTATTTCTACATCAATGAAATATGCTAATAAAAATGGTGATGTTATTGGTGTATTGGTGATTGATATTAACTTAGCTCAAGCCATTGAATTTTTAATGGGTGATGTAAAAAGAAAAAAATTCCATCCTTTTTTCGTCAGTGTCTATTCATGTATTGTCGTTGGACTATTCTTTATTGTTGGTATTCTTTTATATTCTGCCGGTAGCGAAATAGTTAATTTATTACTCTCACCCACCCCTGAAGATCTACAAATAAAACCTTTTGGTATTATTATTTTTCTGACCTTAGCACTGGCCATTTTCGATTTAGGCAAAACAACGATAGAAGAAGAAGTGTTAATGCAAAAAGATATATTACGCCATAGTTCAACAAGACGAACAATCACTCGATTTATTGCCACTATCTTAATTGCCGTTTCAATAGAAGCTTTATTGCTAATGTTTAAGTCAGTACTTGGCTCTCCTGAATATTTAGTTAATGCTGTTGCTATGATGGCTACTTCAGTTGGCCTACTTGTTGGTTTAGGCCTATATGTTTACCTTGGCGCAAAAGCAGAAACACTACTAAAAAAATAA
- a CDS encoding YebC/PmpR family DNA-binding transcriptional regulator, with product MGRAYQNRKLSMAKTAGAKTKVYSKYGKAIYVSAKEGGVDPDGNLTLRGLIDRAKKDQVPTHVIENAIKKASGAGGEDFVAARYEGFGPGNCMVIIDCLTDNGNRTIKDVRQCFTKTYSKIGSSGTVSHMFNHQAVFAFQGEDDETVLETLMMADIDVTDVELEDGIITVYAPHTEFFKIKTEFANSMPEFDLEVEEITWVPQTYTEITGEDDTANFEKFIAMLDDCDDVQNVYHNADIAES from the coding sequence ATGGGCAGAGCATACCAAAATCGCAAATTATCAATGGCGAAAACAGCAGGCGCAAAAACTAAAGTTTATTCAAAATACGGTAAAGCAATTTATGTAAGTGCCAAAGAAGGCGGTGTTGACCCAGATGGTAACCTAACACTACGTGGCTTAATCGATAGAGCTAAAAAAGATCAAGTACCTACTCACGTCATTGAAAATGCGATAAAGAAAGCATCAGGTGCCGGAGGCGAAGATTTTGTTGCCGCAAGGTATGAAGGTTTTGGTCCAGGTAACTGTATGGTTATTATTGATTGTTTAACAGATAACGGTAATAGAACGATTAAAGATGTTCGCCAATGTTTTACCAAGACCTATTCTAAAATTGGTTCATCGGGCACCGTTTCTCACATGTTTAATCATCAAGCTGTCTTTGCTTTTCAAGGCGAAGATGATGAAACTGTTTTAGAAACCTTAATGATGGCTGACATTGATGTAACAGATGTTGAACTTGAAGACGGTATCATTACTGTTTATGCACCACATACTGAGTTTTTCAAAATAAAAACTGAATTTGCTAATTCAATGCCAGAGTTTGATTTAGAAGTTGAAGAAATCACTTGGGTACCGCAAACCTACACTGAAATTACCGGTGAAGATGACACAGCAAATTTCGAGAAATTTATCGCTATGTTAGATGATTGTGATGATGTACAAAACGTTTATCATAATGCCGATATTGCAGAGTCGTAA
- a CDS encoding enoyl-CoA hydratase-related protein, with protein sequence MAERGGDFAGDVQELEARYRQGIQRIPLALHKCEVPIIAAVNGAAIGAGFDVANMCDIRIASTKAKFGETFANLGLIPGDGGAWFMQRVIGYQKAAELTFTGRIINADEAKEMGVVLNVVDAECLMDNVMALANDIASKPTAAMRLTKRLMKMAQRTDLPDFLDICAVFQGMCHNNPEHLDAVNVMMEKLAK encoded by the coding sequence ATGGCTGAACGTGGTGGTGATTTTGCTGGTGATGTACAAGAACTTGAAGCTCGTTATCGTCAAGGAATACAGCGCATTCCACTAGCATTACATAAATGTGAAGTCCCTATCATTGCTGCTGTTAATGGTGCAGCAATCGGTGCCGGTTTCGATGTTGCTAATATGTGTGATATCCGAATAGCTTCAACAAAAGCTAAGTTTGGCGAAACATTTGCTAATTTAGGTCTTATTCCAGGTGATGGTGGTGCATGGTTTATGCAGCGAGTTATTGGTTATCAAAAAGCCGCGGAGTTAACTTTTACAGGCAGAATAATTAATGCCGATGAAGCGAAAGAAATGGGAGTGGTGTTAAATGTTGTTGATGCAGAGTGTTTAATGGATAACGTTATGGCTTTAGCAAATGATATTGCCAGTAAACCAACGGCGGCAATGCGTTTAACTAAGCGGTTAATGAAAATGGCACAACGTACTGACTTACCAGACTTTCTTGACATTTGTGCGGTATTTCAAGGAATGTGTCATAACAACCCTGAGCATTTAGACGCGGTAAACGTGATGATGGAAAAGCTGGCTAAATAA
- a CDS encoding enoyl-CoA hydratase/isomerase family protein, whose translation MKENLPQLTDCLLALDNNIATLTFNRHDVRNALTSTAIADDIVTTVEWVNKTATVAVLIITGDGSAFSSGEILKIWLNVVVILLVMYKNLKLVIVKEYSAFH comes from the coding sequence ATGAAAGAAAATCTTCCCCAATTAACCGACTGTCTACTTGCCCTAGATAATAATATTGCAACGCTAACCTTTAATCGCCATGACGTACGTAATGCGCTAACAAGTACCGCAATTGCTGATGATATTGTTACCACCGTCGAGTGGGTTAATAAAACGGCTACTGTGGCTGTGCTGATTATTACCGGTGACGGCTCTGCGTTTTCATCGGGGGAAATATTAAAGATATGGCTGAACGTGGTGGTGATTTTGCTGGTGATGTACAAGAACTTGAAGCTCGTTATCGTCAAGGAATACAGCGCATTCCACTAG